The Vitis vinifera cultivar Pinot Noir 40024 chromosome 7, ASM3070453v1 genomic interval CATTTTGGTATGGTATTTGAATAGGGAGATAGAGTCTTGTTTTACCTCGAGTTAGGTTGCCTCCCAGTATGAGGGTGATACAAGGGATTGTTCCATTCCTACACAGTAGTTTGCCCATTAGTTTATTATagagaaataaatttagatgAAACAAGGCTACATTTGATGGGGTTTAGTTTTGGTTCATCTAACCAGAGCCAATTGCAGAACATAGTTATGGCTTAGAATTCAATATCAATAGAggataaataaaacaaaaagaggtTGAAATGGATGAAAAAGTACGCAAGCAATTTGACAGAGTCTTGGACCACTCGCAGAGGAGCTTCATCACCGGTCAGAAAGTTTTTCAGCCATGGGACTGCCCCAAAAACGAAACCCAAAATCTGATAATGGATTGAGAAGCTGAGTTAATTAGTTACTTTGTATCAAAGAAACTTTAGAAGCTTCAAAACTCCTGCTGTAAAATAAGGGTGATGTGTTAAGAAAACATACTGCACCCAAGGTTGGAGGTGACAGTAGCTCTTTCATCATCTGGCTGGCGATCCCTGCCACTCTAGCCCAGAATGATTCCTTACCGTCCTCCAGGCTGCCGGCTGATTCCTGGGATACAATCTGCAGAGAGGATGATTGGAAATTTTGATCAGTGGTTGGGTGGGTTATTAGCATTTTTCTATGCCAAAACACATGCTATAGGCTGTAGAGTTTTCTGTTTTGAGTTGTATGTGTTCGGAGCTTGAAACAAAGGAGACTCACAACTTGCTTTTCTACATCCTCCCCAGTGGAATTTGATGGAGGAAAACTTGAAGTGCCATGCTCTTGATCTTCTCCCTTGAGAAGATGAGTCTCCTTATTGGCATCTAATTCTTTGTTGGGCACCTTTATTACATCCTTGACGTCTTGAATAGCATAGTATTTTGTGACTGAACTTCGTATCAGCTGGTAAGTGTAAGTCCAGATAAATATACCACCAAGCTGCAAAAAAGTAAGCAAATTAGCAGTAAGATGTTAGAAAATGAAACACATCTTCGTAAGTACATTAGCACTTAGCAACAGAATCGAGTGAAATAGCCATTAAATTTAAGGCTTATAAATAACCATCCAAGTAGATTCTGCTGACTGGTCTGTGATAAAAATGAGAGTGTGGAGCAGGAAGAATTGTATTACCGCCGTGGAGAGAGAAGCATATGAAAGTCCAGAAGCGCCGCAGGAAGCATGATCGCCAAATGGGCTGCCATCCTCTTCACAGATTGCAGGGATAACGATCAAGAGAAGGTTTCCCAAGTTTCCTATTTAGCAAGCGTTGCAACGACAAGCTAGTTTGAGTACAACGCCAAATGAATGCCTGAAACTATACCGACAAATGCAGGGAAATAGCTAAGAGCTAGCAGCTCAGATAATTACCTGATGAACATGTGGCCATGATCAAGCCCTCAAGATGCTGCTTAGGTTTGAGTATTTTTACTACTAACCATCCAAGTATTCCTCCAAATAAAAAGGTTAGGCCAATGTTGACAGGCATAAACCACCTGAAGTGATTGCAGAAAAAGATAGAAGCAATGAGCACTAGCAGACACACTCAAAAGTTCAATAGAGGCAATCTTCATGCCTGAACCTTCTTGAAACTAGCTAAGAGTTACCCAttcattaatgaaaaaacaGGGTTAATTCCATTTAGGCATTGAGTAATTTGCTAGCTAGATTTTACTTGCAGGATTATCTGAGTCTACTCCCCAAAAAGACACAGCATGAAAATCCTTGTATTTTGAAGGGGGCAGGAAAGTCTCATTTATCATTGCCATTGTTTCTCTTGAAAAAGATTGCCCAAAATAAAAGCTTGAAGAATTTGAAGTGAATAGCATACATCCCCCATCTTGTTTTCATTGCTGTTGCTCTATTTTCCTACCTATTCTCCCCTCCTTTTATCATCAGAAATTGGACTTGTCTTCCATGAATCTTTGCCTATTACCCTTCCAAACCTCATCACTACAGAAACAAAAGAGCAGACACAATGACAGGGATAGAGAAGAAACAGTACCATAAATGCAAAATTAGCCTACCATGAGATCATGTCCTGGAGTGTGACAGTTTGAGCGAGACCCGCAAACATGAGTGAGGGAGTAAACGCGACAAACACAATCTGCATTGCcccaaaatcataataaatatgAGCATCCATTCACTTGTGAATGTAATTGAACATGGATATTGCATATATCTCTGACCTTGTTTACAGATTTTCTAGCATCAGCTGGGAGGATGTTGCAATACCCAGTTGCCAAGAAAGCCCCCACTGAACCAATTATGAGGACTTGCAGAATTGGCATGGAAGCCACCTCAAAAAGTGTCCAAAAACCCATCTTAATTCTTCACCAGACTGATGATTTTGTTTCCCTCCCCCCTCTTGATTGTCTGCTGAATTCAACTTCTTCTGCTGCTACTGTACACACCCTCTGCGTGAATCTTAATACAAGAGAATGAAGTTCCTGAGAAAGAGAGACCACCAGGAATCTGGGTTACCAAACAGAATCAAGAAAGATAGAAGGTCGACAAAAAGGTGATGTAAAAGGAAATCCAAAACAATTCATCTCCATCCAAAAAGGGTGTTTGAGTGTGGGAGGAAAGAGCACCCCCATGTCCAGACAGGCAATCAAGGTTCACAACATCACACCAGAACCTTCCCACTGTTACACCATGAAACTCCTGTGGCCTAACTTTGTCTTCACTGAACTTGGCCACCATTGTTGTGTCATTTTACTGTTTGAAGggatgatgaaatttgaaataatacaGCGAGAAAGTACAAATAATGTTGAGACAAGTACAGGGATAGGACAACAATCCTGGGGGTCCACCAAACTAAAAAGTTGGCAGTTATTAACTAAGTATTACTGAAATTTGAAGCTATATAGCCTACATGGGTCAAATTTCATGGGAAAAAAAGGGTAATTTACagatcaaggaaaaaaatagtaaCATAGCATTCATTCTATACTGCAATGAGTGCAATCGTCCAAACTGCCAA includes:
- the LOC100245595 gene encoding protein PIN-LIKES 7 isoform X1 — protein: MGFWTLFEVASMPILQVLIIGSVGAFLATGYCNILPADARKSVNKIVFVAFTPSLMFAGLAQTVTLQDMISWWFMPVNIGLTFLFGGILGWLVVKILKPKQHLEGLIMATCSSGNLGNLLLIVIPAICEEDGSPFGDHASCGASGLSYASLSTALGGIFIWTYTYQLIRSSVTKYYAIQDVKDVIKVPNKELDANKETHLLKGEDQEHGTSSFPPSNSTGEDVEKQVIVSQESAGSLEDGKESFWARVAGIASQMMKELLSPPTLGAILGFVFGAVPWLKNFLTGDEAPLRVVQDSVKLLANGTIPCITLILGGNLTRGLRSSGIKPSIIIAVICVRYFILPLIGIAVVKAASNLGFVLSDPLYLYVLMIQFTLPPAMNIGTMTELFNVGQEECSVLFLWTYLFAALALTVWSTIYMWLLS
- the LOC100245595 gene encoding protein PIN-LIKES 5 isoform X2, which translates into the protein MIKGGENRWFMPVNIGLTFLFGGILGWLVVKILKPKQHLEGLIMATCSSGNLGNLLLIVIPAICEEDGSPFGDHASCGASGLSYASLSTALGGIFIWTYTYQLIRSSVTKYYAIQDVKDVIKVPNKELDANKETHLLKGEDQEHGTSSFPPSNSTGEDVEKQVIVSQESAGSLEDGKESFWARVAGIASQMMKELLSPPTLGAILGFVFGAVPWLKNFLTGDEAPLRVVQDSVKLLANGTIPCITLILGGNLTRGLRSSGIKPSIIIAVICVRYFILPLIGIAVVKAASNLGFVLSDPLYLYVLMIQFTLPPAMNIGTMTELFNVGQEECSVLFLWTYLFAALALTVWSTIYMWLLS